In the genome of Flavobacterium panacagri, one region contains:
- a CDS encoding RNA polymerase sigma-70 factor has protein sequence MRKERKTKISSEQENIRIDETYYKELFYSLYPRLVNYSFTFVKDNFLAEEVVENVMLQLWENRIKFEKIVDVKSYLYTMVRNGSLLALKKEQKVVELDHKLSDETVEFDFNILEEELYSTLIDALNSLPEKCKEVFELSCLEGMKYKDIADQLNISVNTVKSQRARAIELLKEKLKNHSELLFILLFL, from the coding sequence TTGCGCAAAGAAAGGAAGACGAAAATCAGCTCAGAACAAGAAAATATCAGAATTGATGAAACATATTACAAAGAACTATTTTATTCTTTGTATCCACGTCTTGTGAACTATAGTTTCACTTTTGTAAAAGACAATTTTCTCGCCGAAGAAGTGGTAGAAAACGTCATGTTGCAGCTTTGGGAAAACCGAATCAAATTCGAAAAAATAGTCGATGTCAAATCGTATCTCTATACAATGGTTCGCAATGGTTCTTTATTGGCTTTAAAAAAAGAACAAAAAGTAGTCGAATTAGATCATAAACTTTCAGATGAAACTGTCGAGTTTGATTTCAATATTCTCGAAGAAGAATTATACTCCACTTTAATAGACGCTTTAAATTCGTTGCCAGAAAAATGCAAAGAAGTTTTTGAACTTTCTTGTTTAGAAGGAATGAAGTATAAAGATATCGCTGATCAGCTTAATATTTCTGTGAATACAGTGAAGTCGCAACGCGCCCGTGCCATAGAATTATTGAAGGAAAAACTTAAAAATCACTCCGAACTTTTATTTATTTTGCTTTTTCTTTAA
- a CDS encoding RagB/SusD family nutrient uptake outer membrane protein, with amino-acid sequence MKKYLKYITIIALGAIVLSCDNYVDIKTEGRLIPEETENYRYLLQNSYVYDITYGAVDVASDDISFQNEAQATELGASDYYRPFTNFYKWADQIYFDGEVDYNMNSMYSALYNSNIVINEVMKSKNGTEAEKLAIKGEAQVHRAYIFLTLVNTFGKAYDPATASSDLGIVLFTTPTVSDDIKRTSVQNAYDIILSDLNDAVNSGLKPINSGTNVAFPSRASAYALLARTYLYMRNYPMALENAEKALAIQSTLNNYEDYEFNAFPTRRFDKELILSKWNGYSSLSYAPQILSLSNELVSSFDTNDLRYVLFTQPTSSFNSNYTIGRTYAKEGLTGESRNGGPTVAEMMLIKAECLARAGSGEAAMAEINKLRQKRFRATQYVAMTASDSKDALIKVLAERRRELMGQGGFRWFDLKRLNKESEFAKTITHTFAGQTFTLAPNSDRYQMPYAPIYYDYAPNLQKNP; translated from the coding sequence ATGAAAAAATATTTAAAATACATCACAATAATAGCTTTAGGAGCAATTGTTTTGAGCTGCGATAATTACGTTGATATCAAGACAGAAGGTCGATTAATACCAGAAGAAACAGAAAACTACAGATATCTTTTGCAAAATTCATATGTGTACGATATCACGTATGGCGCCGTAGATGTAGCATCAGATGATATAAGTTTTCAAAATGAAGCACAAGCGACAGAGTTAGGAGCTTCTGACTATTATCGTCCTTTTACAAATTTTTATAAATGGGCAGACCAAATCTATTTTGATGGTGAAGTTGATTATAATATGAATAGTATGTACAGTGCCTTGTACAATAGTAATATTGTGATTAATGAGGTAATGAAAAGTAAAAATGGAACTGAAGCTGAAAAATTAGCCATCAAAGGAGAAGCACAAGTACATCGTGCATATATCTTTTTAACCTTAGTAAATACTTTTGGAAAAGCTTATGATCCTGCAACTGCTTCATCAGATCTGGGAATTGTACTTTTTACAACTCCAACAGTATCTGACGATATCAAAAGAACTTCGGTTCAAAATGCCTATGATATCATTTTAAGTGATTTAAACGATGCAGTAAATTCAGGTTTAAAACCAATTAATTCGGGTACCAATGTTGCGTTTCCTTCAAGAGCTTCGGCATATGCACTTTTAGCAAGAACGTACTTGTATATGCGCAACTATCCAATGGCTTTAGAAAATGCAGAAAAAGCACTAGCTATTCAAAGTACATTAAACAATTACGAAGATTATGAATTTAACGCTTTTCCAACCAGAAGATTTGATAAAGAATTGATTTTATCAAAGTGGAACGGTTATAGTTCTCTGAGTTACGCGCCACAAATTCTATCATTAAGTAATGAATTAGTAAGTTCATTTGATACAAACGATTTGCGTTATGTCTTGTTTACTCAACCAACAAGTAGTTTTAATTCTAATTATACAATTGGAAGAACTTATGCTAAAGAAGGCTTGACAGGAGAAAGCCGAAACGGCGGGCCAACAGTTGCAGAAATGATGTTGATAAAAGCTGAATGTCTTGCAAGAGCTGGCTCTGGAGAAGCTGCGATGGCAGAAATAAATAAATTAAGACAAAAGAGATTCAGGGCTACACAATATGTGGCTATGACAGCTTCAGACAGTAAAGATGCTTTAATCAAAGTTCTAGCAGAAAGAAGAAGAGAATTAATGGGACAAGGTGGTTTTAGATGGTTTGATTTAAAACGATTAAACAAAGAATCAGAATTTGCAAAAACGATCACGCATACTTTTGCTGGACAAACATTTACATTAGCACCAAACAGCGATCGTTACCAAATGCCGTATGCTCCAATTTATTACGATTACGCTCCAAACTTACAAAAGAATCCATAA
- a CDS encoding Pr6Pr family membrane protein produces the protein MEKQNTTKIGNEVLLGIILALELYALPTQFYLLIEQSEFTLFGALVRFFSFFTILTNSVVLICSTFNLFGRRFKISAFFRKNATVTAITVYIVIVGLVFNLLLRQVVDLKGLHRIVSEIFHTVVPILFFFYWLFYVDLEKISFKTIMLWLIYPIIYVVYTLFHGVYTDFYPYPFIDAVKLGFPTAITNGLFVLFSFVILSYVLIFVSKLKNILIR, from the coding sequence ATGGAAAAGCAAAATACCACAAAAATTGGGAATGAGGTTCTTTTAGGAATTATTTTAGCTCTGGAACTTTACGCACTTCCAACGCAGTTTTATTTGTTAATAGAACAATCTGAATTTACACTTTTCGGTGCGTTAGTCCGCTTTTTCAGTTTTTTTACGATTCTGACCAATTCTGTTGTTTTGATCTGCAGTACCTTTAATTTGTTTGGAAGAAGATTTAAGATAAGCGCTTTTTTCAGAAAGAATGCAACAGTAACAGCTATAACCGTTTATATTGTAATTGTGGGACTAGTTTTTAATTTATTACTTCGTCAAGTTGTCGATTTAAAAGGACTTCACAGAATTGTTAGCGAAATTTTTCATACCGTTGTGCCTATTTTGTTTTTCTTTTACTGGCTTTTTTATGTTGATTTAGAAAAGATTTCTTTTAAAACTATTATGCTTTGGCTGATTTACCCAATAATTTATGTCGTTTATACCCTATTTCATGGTGTCTACACCGATTTTTATCCTTACCCTTTTATTGATGCTGTAAAGCTCGGTTTTCCAACAGCCATAACCAACGGATTATTTGTTTTATTTTCATTTGTAATTTTATCCTATGTTTTAATTTTTGTCTCCAAACTGAAAAATATCCTCATTAGATAA
- a CDS encoding alpha/beta hydrolase family protein, whose protein sequence is MKIVNFLYLSIAVLCCQIGFSQTIWQGQYHSYRIVVKGDFDNAKDSLLLSIPEQQYESIKVGVRKNKDSISFKNEMYNFSFKGKYNADKTAVEGVFNHYSIPNAVVVLKKQSEITPLFFAQHPQKPYPYQVIDMTFLGKNTKLTYGATLTIPNNKKKYPLAILISGTGQHDRNYTFMGRESFTVLADYLAKNGIASLRVDDRGYGKTTGDFENATTGDFANDVEEQIAYLKSDKNIDPSFIGVIGHSEGGMIASIVSSRNKDVKFMISLSGVGVSGLEMLNLQNTAILKSYKFSDKVVAKQMEMYNIMFKVVYDTKDNESAQPAMEVKLKEWMQQQDTTTLKEVQMWDGRDQTFLYRYGKDADRKWYRYTIHYKPENFLPKITVPVFIANGDKDIQVPAVENIESFKKYLGTKDLTTKIYPGLNHMYQHCKTCTQGESKELDEVFAPEVLDDIAKWILARYKK, encoded by the coding sequence ATGAAAATTGTTAATTTTTTATATCTCAGTATAGCAGTATTGTGCTGTCAGATTGGTTTTTCACAAACCATCTGGCAGGGACAGTACCATTCGTACCGAATTGTGGTTAAAGGAGATTTTGATAACGCAAAAGATTCCCTTTTGTTAAGTATCCCAGAACAGCAGTACGAATCGATAAAGGTTGGAGTTCGTAAAAATAAGGACAGTATTTCCTTTAAAAATGAAATGTATAATTTCTCTTTTAAAGGAAAGTACAATGCCGATAAAACTGCAGTTGAAGGAGTTTTTAATCATTATTCAATTCCAAATGCAGTGGTTGTTTTGAAAAAACAGAGCGAAATAACGCCTTTGTTTTTTGCACAGCATCCGCAGAAACCTTATCCGTATCAGGTAATCGATATGACTTTTCTCGGAAAAAATACTAAGCTGACTTACGGAGCAACCTTGACAATTCCTAACAACAAAAAGAAATATCCTTTAGCAATCTTAATTTCAGGAACGGGACAGCACGATCGAAATTATACTTTTATGGGAAGAGAATCTTTCACGGTTTTGGCTGATTATCTGGCAAAAAACGGAATCGCTTCTTTACGTGTAGACGACCGTGGATATGGAAAAACTACTGGAGATTTTGAAAATGCCACAACAGGAGATTTTGCTAATGATGTTGAAGAACAAATCGCCTATTTAAAAAGTGATAAAAACATAGACCCCTCTTTTATTGGAGTAATCGGACACAGCGAAGGTGGTATGATAGCCTCAATTGTAAGCTCCAGAAACAAAGATGTAAAATTCATGATAAGTCTTTCAGGTGTTGGCGTCAGCGGATTAGAAATGCTGAATCTTCAAAACACAGCCATTTTAAAAAGCTATAAATTCTCAGATAAAGTTGTAGCCAAACAGATGGAAATGTACAACATTATGTTTAAAGTGGTTTATGATACCAAAGACAATGAATCTGCACAGCCTGCAATGGAAGTAAAGTTAAAAGAATGGATGCAGCAACAAGACACCACAACTTTAAAAGAAGTACAAATGTGGGATGGACGTGACCAGACTTTCTTATACCGTTATGGAAAAGATGCCGATAGAAAATGGTATCGTTACACGATTCATTACAAACCAGAAAACTTTCTGCCAAAGATTACTGTTCCAGTATTTATAGCAAATGGAGACAAAGACATTCAAGTTCCTGCTGTAGAGAATATCGAATCTTTCAAAAAATATCTTGGAACTAAAGATCTAACTACAAAGATTTATCCAGGTTTAAATCATATGTATCAGCATTGTAAAACTTGTACGCAAGGCGAATCCAAAGAACTTGATG
- a CDS encoding SusC/RagA family TonB-linked outer membrane protein, which yields MKKNLSAKDCGVKSALWDKFLDLMKKSLILSIFLFNIVAFAYAQKVTINARNQSVSAVLKTITRKTNVEFFYSDDVFDAQRRVNISANKADVMAVIKELIGNDYKAEFVNNKLIVIALNPKVKTNQTSVLEEKIKIKGVVTNSKKEFLIGATVWIKGTKDGAITNFDGSYEIMAKKGDVLVFEYLGYKKTEVTVSDSLIINPILLEDVSKLDEVKIVSTGYQKIDKERSTGSFVTITAKDLEKVPVNNVLHRLEGQVAGLQLDVQDSDNSFVYSNTFGKNEGKFSYNVAIRGTSTFASADSNTMPLIVLDGTPTELDIRTINPNDIEKITFLKDAASASIYGARAANGVIVIDTKKGKQGKTRINFSQNYGFSNKPSLSKLPLMNSSQVLNLEQEFVDKNLVTDPASVTYMLTTPVSQGMDVMFKYKRGEISEAQKNASLDVLRNRNTYGQAEQYLLQASSTQNYDLSFSGAENDYSYFMSGSYSKEETQARGTDGQRLTLLSNQDFKLFNYVKMTTSLRGSLFKYNKNGLGLSPLGISLNTLLPYDQIVGDDGNSVDYYHRYYSGQTIPLEQAGYLPWTYNYIDELNNSDRTAEELNFGATISGTIPLLKGLDAVGTYSVENGRSSNDNMFNENTFYTRDRINSATSINSSGDLVYGIPKGGIYQNNEFGTNSYTVRGQLNYDGIIGQDHLINVMGGIEARQTRESQDSRTLFGYNPKTQTSIDLPSQNYIDVNGYNYTLTYGNDHKDVRRRFLSYYTNAGYTFKNRYTLTGSARLDDYNNFGVDKRLRRTPLWSTGAKWNIKDESFLKNADLINSLSLRASYGYNGNINLEVFPFTNISLSNADTFSQLPYAFISQPANPNLRWEKTAILNLGVDFSILNSRLNGSVEYYKKNSKDLIVDFPISPFYGVQNNSLRQNAATLAGKGVDISLNGTILKTNNFSWNSALVVTYNTTEVTDSRFTNFSQYLNGSGGNPPVEGYPLGSVFAFRSAGLDATGRTQVYDKSGNIVNSFTSLKEIDDMKYMGTNIPAYYGSFNHTFTYKKLSLFILATYKFDYVLFKPTYGGYVSRTGRFNQYDLNSDIDQRWRNPGDEATTSVPGILGSSGISYVRYLNSDNRVIEGDHIRFRELSLKYDLRDLINSGVVQGASVTFTARNLGFFWRKNKDGLDPDFLPYTGTNMKLPAMAMYSIGFNVNF from the coding sequence ATGAAAAAAAACCTATCCGCAAAAGATTGTGGGGTAAAATCCGCGCTTTGGGATAAATTTCTTGACCTAATGAAGAAATCCCTAATATTATCGATATTTCTTTTTAATATAGTCGCTTTTGCCTATGCGCAAAAAGTAACTATAAATGCAAGAAACCAATCTGTATCTGCCGTTTTAAAAACGATTACTCGCAAAACCAATGTTGAATTTTTCTACAGCGATGATGTTTTTGACGCCCAGAGAAGAGTAAATATTTCTGCAAATAAAGCCGACGTCATGGCTGTTATCAAAGAATTAATTGGTAACGATTATAAAGCAGAATTTGTAAATAACAAATTGATTGTTATTGCATTAAATCCAAAAGTAAAAACAAACCAAACTTCTGTATTAGAAGAAAAAATAAAGATTAAAGGAGTTGTTACCAATTCTAAAAAAGAATTTTTAATTGGAGCAACTGTCTGGATAAAGGGAACTAAAGACGGTGCTATTACCAATTTTGATGGTTCTTACGAAATCATGGCTAAAAAAGGAGATGTTCTTGTTTTTGAGTATTTGGGATACAAAAAAACAGAGGTTACCGTTTCGGACAGTCTAATCATAAATCCAATATTATTAGAAGATGTAAGCAAACTGGATGAAGTAAAAATAGTTTCTACAGGATACCAAAAAATTGATAAAGAACGCTCTACAGGATCTTTTGTAACTATTACAGCTAAAGATTTAGAAAAAGTTCCTGTAAATAACGTGCTTCACAGATTAGAAGGGCAGGTAGCGGGTTTACAATTGGACGTTCAGGACTCTGATAACTCTTTTGTGTATAGTAATACCTTTGGAAAAAATGAGGGGAAATTTAGTTATAATGTTGCCATTAGAGGAACCTCTACTTTTGCTTCTGCTGACTCTAATACAATGCCATTAATTGTACTTGATGGCACGCCTACGGAATTAGACATTAGAACTATAAATCCAAATGATATTGAGAAAATTACTTTTCTAAAAGATGCTGCTTCGGCTTCTATCTATGGTGCAAGAGCGGCAAACGGAGTTATTGTAATTGATACTAAAAAAGGAAAACAAGGTAAAACAAGAATCAATTTTTCTCAAAATTATGGTTTTTCAAACAAACCTTCTTTATCAAAATTACCATTGATGAATTCATCTCAGGTCTTAAATTTAGAGCAAGAATTTGTAGATAAGAATCTGGTTACAGATCCAGCAAGTGTAACATACATGTTGACTACTCCTGTTAGTCAGGGAATGGATGTTATGTTTAAGTACAAACGAGGCGAAATATCTGAAGCTCAGAAAAATGCTAGTTTAGATGTTTTACGTAATCGTAATACTTACGGACAGGCAGAACAATATTTGCTTCAGGCTTCATCTACTCAAAACTATGATTTGTCATTTAGCGGGGCAGAAAACGATTATTCGTATTTCATGTCGGGCTCTTATTCTAAAGAAGAAACTCAGGCGAGAGGAACTGATGGACAACGTTTAACTTTATTATCGAATCAGGATTTCAAGCTTTTCAATTATGTAAAAATGACAACAAGCTTAAGAGGTTCGCTTTTCAAATACAATAAAAATGGTTTAGGACTTTCTCCATTAGGAATTTCCTTAAATACATTATTGCCTTATGATCAGATTGTTGGAGATGACGGGAATTCAGTAGATTACTACCATCGTTATTACAGTGGACAAACTATTCCGTTGGAGCAAGCCGGATATTTGCCATGGACTTATAATTATATTGATGAATTAAACAACTCTGACAGAACAGCAGAAGAACTAAATTTTGGCGCAACTATTTCGGGTACAATTCCTTTATTAAAAGGTTTAGATGCGGTGGGGACTTACTCTGTAGAAAATGGACGTTCATCAAATGATAATATGTTTAATGAAAATACATTTTACACACGTGATAGAATTAACTCAGCAACCTCTATAAACAGTAGTGGTGATTTAGTATATGGAATTCCTAAAGGAGGAATTTATCAGAACAACGAATTCGGAACAAACAGTTATACTGTAAGAGGGCAATTAAATTATGATGGTATTATTGGTCAGGATCATTTAATTAATGTAATGGGAGGTATTGAGGCCAGACAAACAAGAGAAAGTCAAGACAGTAGAACGTTGTTTGGATATAATCCGAAAACGCAAACTTCTATAGATTTGCCATCACAAAATTATATTGATGTAAATGGATATAATTATACCCTGACTTATGGTAACGATCATAAAGATGTACGCAGAAGATTTTTATCGTACTATACAAATGCTGGTTATACCTTTAAGAATAGATATACGCTTACTGGAAGTGCCCGTTTAGATGACTATAACAATTTTGGTGTAGATAAAAGATTACGAAGAACACCATTGTGGTCTACAGGAGCAAAATGGAATATTAAAGACGAATCGTTTCTTAAAAACGCTGATTTAATTAACAGTTTAAGTTTAAGAGCTAGTTATGGTTATAATGGAAATATTAATCTGGAAGTGTTTCCTTTTACAAACATAAGCTTAAGTAATGCAGATACATTTTCACAACTACCATACGCCTTTATCTCGCAACCAGCCAATCCTAATTTACGTTGGGAGAAAACAGCCATCCTGAACTTGGGAGTAGATTTCTCAATCTTAAACAGTAGGTTAAACGGTTCGGTAGAATATTATAAAAAGAACAGTAAAGATTTGATTGTCGATTTCCCTATTTCACCATTTTACGGTGTTCAGAATAACAGTTTAAGACAAAATGCGGCGACTTTAGCAGGAAAAGGAGTAGATATAAGTTTAAATGGAACTATTCTTAAGACAAACAATTTTTCTTGGAATTCGGCTCTTGTTGTGACTTATAATACTACAGAAGTAACCGATTCTCGTTTTACAAATTTCAGTCAGTATCTAAATGGTTCAGGAGGAAATCCTCCAGTTGAAGGTTATCCTTTAGGCAGTGTATTTGCGTTTAGATCTGCCGGATTAGATGCAACAGGTAGAACTCAGGTGTATGATAAATCAGGCAATATTGTAAACTCTTTTACTTCATTAAAAGAAATCGATGATATGAAATATATGGGAACTAACATTCCTGCTTATTACGGAAGTTTCAATCATACGTTTACTTATAAAAAATTGTCTTTGTTTATTTTGGCAACCTATAAATTTGATTATGTATTGTTTAAACCAACTTATGGTGGTTATGTAAGTAGAACAGGTAGATTTAACCAATACGATTTAAATAGTGATATCGACCAAAGGTGGAGAAATCCTGGAGATGAAGCTACAACATCGGTGCCTGGAATTTTAGGTTCAAGCGGCATAAGTTATGTGAGATATTTGAATTCAGATAATAGAGTTATAGAAGGAGATCATATTCGTTTTAGAGAGCTTTCACTAAAATATGATTTAAGAGACTTGATTAATAGTGGTGTCGTGCAAGGTGCTTCGGTAACTTTTACAGCTAGAAATCTTGGTTTCTTTTGGAGAAAAAACAAAGATGGTTTAGATCCTGACTTTTTGCCTTACACAGGAACTAACATGAAATTGCCAGCAATGGCTATGTATTCAATTGGTTTTAATGTTAATTTTTAA
- a CDS encoding redoxin domain-containing protein yields MKNIKLILLLFSITTTLFAQEMAIKLSPEHPNPGDEVTLTYDASNGPLANAKYVNGVVYTYDNFKWLINDITLKADGDKKWTTKMKLSDHASFINCVFKSDTIVDRGEKMPHAYMFAQVPGAYTGWGLLRSRAFMDEVPNVVHDSAYIRDEVGLMWIKYELQYHPETRKNVFSYGLKFKQLSTEGDVSPIFKKELRFILSENNLSNVTQYQIQKTLGLMPQPANKAFTDSVQKVLVTKYPNGVWARDLEIKKIFNEADFNKKVALYNAFEKNFPQNNFQDVVTDTEALFYDKMYKAIAYNYIVKNKDYNYAINNVKKASYGIVLDYAWHLVSIPFDRDQEGSEKASLETLKKYADVIYPELESREAVVPKEYAQKLSLKEWQEQCLNFGAREFFTYAKLQEIFKNYDLERKYLDKIKPVMQFKNASYNEVYSRMLLREGKTEEAKAYILEAAKQNQVTPVIITTLKDLYLKEGKKEADFDAYLNSLKADKNEEHKKKLISELINLPIDGFEMESSRGGKVKLADQKGKIVVLDFWAMWCGPCKNAMPGMNMAVNKYKDDDNVKFYFVDTMEYIKDFKTQTQAFIKEKGFDFTILYDSKNPKTGKFDAVYDKYSKAFHFSGIPEKMIIDQNGNLRWMSNGYFGSPSELVDEISIIVDYLKAEKK; encoded by the coding sequence ATGAAAAATATCAAACTGATACTATTACTTTTTAGTATCACTACCACTTTATTTGCTCAAGAAATGGCGATTAAGCTTTCGCCAGAACATCCAAATCCAGGAGACGAGGTTACATTAACGTATGATGCGTCTAATGGACCACTTGCCAATGCGAAATATGTAAACGGAGTCGTATATACTTATGATAACTTTAAATGGCTTATAAACGATATCACTTTAAAAGCAGACGGAGATAAAAAATGGACTACAAAGATGAAGCTTTCAGATCACGCTTCTTTTATCAACTGTGTTTTTAAATCGGATACCATCGTAGACAGAGGAGAAAAAATGCCTCATGCTTACATGTTTGCACAGGTTCCGGGAGCTTATACTGGCTGGGGACTTTTACGAAGCAGAGCATTCATGGATGAAGTTCCAAATGTCGTGCACGATAGTGCTTATATAAGAGATGAAGTAGGTTTGATGTGGATTAAATACGAATTGCAATACCATCCTGAAACTCGTAAAAATGTTTTTTCTTATGGGCTAAAATTCAAACAGCTTTCAACTGAAGGAGATGTGTCACCGATTTTTAAGAAAGAACTTCGTTTTATTTTGAGTGAAAATAACTTAAGCAACGTTACACAGTATCAAATTCAGAAAACATTAGGTTTAATGCCGCAACCAGCCAATAAAGCCTTCACAGATTCTGTTCAAAAGGTTTTAGTGACTAAATATCCAAATGGCGTTTGGGCTCGTGATTTAGAGATTAAAAAAATATTCAATGAGGCTGATTTCAATAAAAAAGTAGCTTTATACAATGCCTTTGAGAAAAACTTTCCGCAAAATAACTTTCAAGATGTAGTTACTGATACAGAAGCACTTTTTTACGATAAAATGTACAAAGCCATTGCTTACAATTATATCGTAAAAAACAAAGATTACAATTATGCAATCAACAATGTCAAGAAAGCGTCATACGGAATTGTATTAGATTATGCTTGGCATTTAGTATCTATTCCTTTTGACAGAGATCAGGAAGGAAGCGAAAAAGCCTCTTTAGAAACATTAAAAAAATATGCAGATGTAATTTATCCTGAATTAGAAAGCAGAGAAGCAGTTGTTCCAAAGGAATATGCTCAGAAATTATCATTGAAAGAATGGCAGGAGCAATGTTTGAACTTTGGAGCTAGAGAATTTTTTACATACGCAAAACTTCAGGAAATTTTCAAAAATTACGATTTAGAAAGAAAATATCTGGACAAAATAAAACCTGTAATGCAGTTTAAAAATGCTTCTTATAACGAAGTATACTCCAGAATGCTTTTAAGAGAAGGAAAGACCGAAGAAGCTAAAGCTTATATTTTAGAAGCGGCAAAACAGAATCAAGTTACGCCTGTAATAATTACAACTTTAAAAGATTTGTATTTAAAAGAAGGTAAAAAAGAAGCTGATTTTGATGCTTACTTAAATTCTTTAAAAGCAGATAAAAATGAAGAACATAAAAAGAAATTAATCTCAGAATTAATCAATCTTCCAATTGATGGATTTGAAATGGAAAGTAGCCGTGGCGGAAAAGTAAAATTAGCCGATCAAAAAGGTAAAATTGTAGTTTTAGATTTCTGGGCGATGTGGTGCGGGCCTTGTAAAAATGCAATGCCAGGAATGAATATGGCCGTAAACAAATACAAAGACGATGATAATGTGAAATTCTATTTTGTTGATACAATGGAATACATTAAAGATTTTAAAACGCAGACTCAGGCTTTCATTAAAGAAAAAGGTTTTGATTTTACAATTCTGTATGATAGTAAAAATCCAAAAACAGGAAAATTCGATGCGGTTTATGACAAGTATTCAAAAGCATTTCACTTCTCAGGAATTCCTGAAAAAATGATTATCGACCAAAATGGAAATTTAAGATGGATGTCTAATGGTTATTTTGGAAGCCCAAGCGAATTGGTTGACGAAATTTCGATTATCGTTGATTATTTAAAAGCTGAGAAAAAATAA
- a CDS encoding FecR family protein has translation MSQGKKEIIIATLIRKELLTGELSIEENALLQEWLSVPENQEYYQKVIDLETLKSKERLYNAIDTDAAFERIKGKLGFEDTPVISLFNYKRIWQYAAVLVFLAGITSIFFYMNNDAASKNQEVVVKSIEPKYNNPTLVLADGTVVSLEPKKEKIVSKNGVISNVNKVLVYDAKDLKGVISTGDNTLIVPVGGIYAVSLSDGTKVWLNSKSSLKYPVEFSGNKRTVTLEGEAYFEVSKDPHSPFTVKTKSGNVTVLGTHFNVSAYEEDKNFETTLAEGKVKVSDISKSKPAEETILQPGQQARVKNEALRVVEVDPSAYTAWKDGKFYFENENLKNILTKMARWYNFNVKFEQKALEQIKFTGIVLKDEPIDNFLDVISKSSNVKYKITKVNQTYEVTVSK, from the coding sequence ATGTCCCAAGGAAAGAAAGAAATCATAATCGCTACTCTCATAAGAAAAGAACTGCTTACGGGAGAATTATCGATTGAAGAAAATGCTCTTTTGCAAGAGTGGCTTTCTGTACCCGAAAATCAAGAATATTATCAGAAAGTTATTGATTTAGAAACTTTAAAATCAAAAGAGAGATTATATAATGCGATTGATACTGATGCAGCATTCGAAAGAATTAAAGGAAAACTTGGTTTTGAAGATACGCCTGTAATCTCTCTTTTCAATTATAAAAGAATATGGCAATATGCCGCTGTTTTGGTGTTTCTTGCAGGAATCACTTCTATTTTCTTTTATATGAATAATGATGCAGCTTCAAAGAATCAAGAAGTGGTTGTAAAAAGTATTGAACCAAAATACAACAATCCAACATTAGTTTTGGCTGATGGTACAGTAGTTTCTTTAGAACCAAAAAAAGAGAAAATCGTTTCTAAAAATGGAGTTATTTCCAATGTGAACAAGGTTTTGGTTTATGATGCTAAAGATTTAAAAGGAGTTATTTCAACTGGAGACAATACCTTGATTGTTCCTGTGGGAGGTATTTATGCTGTAAGTCTTTCAGACGGAACAAAAGTTTGGTTGAACTCCAAATCTTCTTTAAAATATCCTGTAGAATTTAGCGGAAACAAAAGAACGGTAACCCTTGAAGGAGAAGCTTACTTTGAAGTAAGTAAAGATCCGCATAGTCCATTTACAGTAAAAACCAAATCTGGAAATGTTACTGTTTTAGGAACGCATTTCAACGTTAGCGCTTATGAAGAAGACAAAAACTTTGAAACAACGCTTGCAGAAGGAAAAGTAAAAGTCTCGGATATCAGTAAATCTAAGCCAGCAGAAGAAACTATTTTACAACCAGGACAGCAGGCAAGAGTTAAAAACGAAGCTTTGAGAGTTGTTGAAGTTGATCCGTCAGCTTATACAGCATGGAAAGACGGTAAGTTTTATTTTGAAAATGAAAACCTGAAAAACATTTTGACCAAAATGGCAAGATGGTACAACTTTAATGTGAAGTTCGAGCAAAAAGCATTAGAGCAGATTAAGTTTACGGGAATTGTTTTAAAAGATGAACCGATAGATAACTTTCTCGACGTAATTAGTAAATCATCCAATGTTAAATATAAAATAACCAAAGTAAACCAAACGTATGAAGTAACCGTAAGTAAGTAA